In Woeseia oceani, one DNA window encodes the following:
- a CDS encoding copper chaperone PCu(A)C: MTGRIAIALCCAALSACSPAPDGLVITHTYGFAPVGTSGMAVAYLTVHNNTGQDIRIESVHSKLFANAEIHETVMQDGHARMRAMENIEIRAGETLELEPGGVHLMLMQPHEPVTAGTVDTLTFNLSQHDAVIAPVEFFARNAPPPMHEDIH; the protein is encoded by the coding sequence ATGACAGGACGAATAGCCATTGCGCTGTGCTGTGCGGCACTGAGCGCCTGCAGTCCTGCTCCAGACGGGCTGGTCATAACCCATACGTATGGCTTTGCACCTGTCGGCACCAGCGGTATGGCTGTCGCTTACCTCACTGTGCACAACAACACGGGGCAAGATATTCGTATCGAGAGCGTGCACAGCAAACTGTTCGCGAACGCAGAGATTCACGAAACCGTGATGCAAGACGGGCATGCGCGTATGCGCGCTATGGAGAATATTGAGATACGAGCGGGCGAAACCCTTGAACTGGAGCCAGGTGGTGTTCATCTCATGTTAATGCAGCCCCATGAACCCGTCACCGCCGGCACAGTGGACACATTGACGTTCAACCTCAGTCAGCACGACGCCGTTATCGCTCCCGTCGAGTTTTTCGCCCGCAACGCACCACCGCCCATGCACGAGGACATACATTGA